In Bacteroides coprosuis DSM 18011, the following are encoded in one genomic region:
- a CDS encoding hypothetical protein (KEGG: bfs:BF1824 hypothetical protein~SPTR: Putative uncharacterized protein;~IMG reference gene:2504106874) — translation MNTRRLIYLALALLLGPCSLWAQKIEKAIFVKKAGSLISELTLDEANKITHLTLTGKINAIDFKHLRDEFKNLRVLDLSAVDIKNYIGKKGTVDAFQVYNSNSIPAHAFSEKTDYDPKGKPSLEKVILPHSLNAIDKYAFANCPKLEVLVSTRGTAPTLGDTALSPQRTAVFVPAGCKENFTSKKQWTDFAIIDSEPIRVNLHLQSDKSLAELLSREGIQPKDVNYLTLTGIVDLDDLRLIRDFMSNLVYVDLTETDITEIPEYTFAQKVNLITTYLPRNLKTIGLRAFDNCNKLGPILTLPASLTSIDYGAFINCHALDVVRALGNNITAIGENIFGEGVKNKLVYAK, via the coding sequence ATGAATACACGAAGACTTATTTATCTAGCCCTAGCTCTTTTATTAGGTCCTTGTAGCTTGTGGGCTCAAAAAATAGAGAAAGCTATTTTTGTTAAAAAAGCAGGATCTCTTATTTCAGAACTAACATTAGATGAAGCAAACAAGATTACACATCTTACTTTAACGGGTAAGATAAATGCTATTGACTTCAAACACCTGAGAGATGAATTTAAGAATCTTAGAGTATTAGATTTATCAGCAGTTGATATCAAAAACTACATAGGGAAAAAAGGTACAGTAGATGCTTTTCAAGTCTATAATAGTAACTCAATACCTGCACATGCTTTTTCTGAAAAAACGGATTACGATCCAAAAGGGAAGCCATCATTAGAGAAAGTAATTTTACCTCATAGCCTAAATGCCATTGATAAATATGCTTTTGCTAATTGTCCTAAACTTGAGGTGCTAGTTAGTACCAGAGGTACTGCTCCTACTCTAGGGGATACGGCTTTATCTCCACAACGAACTGCTGTCTTTGTTCCAGCAGGTTGCAAAGAAAATTTTACGAGTAAAAAGCAATGGACTGATTTTGCAATCATAGACAGTGAACCGATAAGAGTAAACCTACACCTACAGTCGGACAAAAGTTTAGCTGAACTACTCTCTAGAGAAGGCATACAACCCAAAGATGTCAATTATCTTACTCTTACAGGCATTGTAGATCTAGATGACCTGAGATTAATTCGTGATTTTATGTCTAATTTGGTTTATGTAGATTTAACAGAAACAGATATTACTGAAATACCAGAATATACATTCGCTCAAAAAGTAAATTTAATCACAACTTATCTCCCAAGAAATTTAAAAACTATAGGGTTAAGAGCTTTTGATAATTGTAATAAGCTAGGACCTATATTAACTCTGCCCGCTTCCTTAACTTCTATTGATTATGGAGCTTTTATAAATTGCCATGCACTTGATGTGGTTAGAGCTTTGGGCAATAATATCACTGCAATAGGAGAAAATATATTTGGTGAAGGAGTAAAGAATAAATTAGTCTATGCTAAATAA
- a CDS encoding Tex-like protein (COGs: COG2183 Transcriptional accessory protein~InterProIPR006641:IPR003583:IPR022967:IPR018974:IPR 003029~KEGG: bfs:BF1871 putative RNA-binding protein~PFAM: Tex-like protein, N-terminal; Ribosomal protein S1, RNA-binding domain~SMART: Resolvase, RNase H-like fold; Helix-hairpin-helix DNA-binding motif, class 1; RNA-binding domain, S1~SPTR: Putative uncharacterized protein;~IMG reference gene:2504106875~PFAM: Tex-like protein N-terminal domain; S1 RNA binding domain~TIGRFAM: competence protein ComEA helix-hairpin-helix repeat region), producing the protein MTLFNKIISNELNIAIAQISHTVKLLQEGASIPFISRYRKEATGGLDEVQIEKIAKKHEELTEIEKRKTSILSTIEEQGALTPELKKRIENTWELNTLEDIYLPYKPKRRTRAEIARNKGLEPLAHFILLQQNGDYSSKVAAYLSDEVATEQDALDGAQDIIAEQINENETVRNITRQQFDRQGLIESKVIKGKEEEGEKYRDYFDFSEPLKRITSYRLLAIRRAEAEKIVRVSITPNYEDDLIDKTKRYLIKGHGRNTEIIEKAIEDSYKRLLKPAIETEFANSSKETADDESIEVFKENLKQLLLAPPLGQKRVLGIDPGFRTGCKVVCLDAQGNLLHNENIFPHPPHNKKPEAASKLRKMVEAYKIEAIAIGNGTASRETEYFVTHQQFDRELQVFVVSEQGASIYSASKIAREEFPEYDVTVRGAVSIARRLIDPLAELVKIDPKSIGVGQYQHDVDQTKLKKALDQTVINCVNTVGVDVNTASTYLLTYISGLGPQLAQNIVDYRTENGPFSSRKELLKVPRMGAKTYEQAAGFLRIREGENPLDNTAVHPESYHIVEKMAKDMKCTVPELIAQKELQSRVDIQQYITDQVGLPTLKDIMSELKKPGRDPRKAIKVFQFDQNIRTIEDLKEGMILPGIVGNITNFGAFVDLGIKENGLIHLSEMANEFVSDPTQYVSIHQQIYVKVLSVDLERKRIQLSLKNIEQNKL; encoded by the coding sequence ATGACATTATTCAATAAAATCATTTCAAATGAGCTAAATATTGCCATAGCACAGATAAGTCATACCGTAAAACTTTTACAAGAAGGTGCTAGTATCCCCTTTATTAGTAGGTATAGAAAAGAAGCTACGGGCGGATTAGATGAAGTTCAAATAGAGAAGATTGCTAAAAAACACGAAGAACTTACAGAGATTGAAAAAAGAAAAACAAGTATTTTATCTACCATAGAAGAGCAAGGTGCTTTGACTCCTGAGCTCAAAAAAAGGATAGAAAACACTTGGGAACTCAATACTCTTGAAGATATATATCTCCCCTACAAACCCAAACGTAGAACAAGAGCAGAAATAGCGAGAAATAAAGGACTAGAACCTCTAGCCCATTTTATTCTACTTCAACAAAACGGAGATTACAGCTCTAAAGTAGCGGCATACCTCTCCGATGAAGTTGCCACAGAACAAGATGCTCTTGATGGAGCTCAAGACATTATTGCCGAACAGATTAACGAGAATGAAACGGTAAGAAATATTACTAGACAACAATTTGACAGACAAGGCTTAATTGAGTCTAAAGTAATCAAAGGCAAGGAGGAAGAAGGTGAAAAGTACAGAGATTATTTTGATTTTTCTGAGCCGCTAAAGAGAATTACGTCATATCGTTTACTAGCTATTCGCAGAGCTGAGGCAGAAAAGATAGTACGAGTTTCTATTACTCCCAATTATGAAGATGATTTAATAGATAAAACCAAACGATATCTAATCAAGGGACATGGGAGAAATACTGAAATTATAGAAAAAGCAATTGAGGATTCTTATAAAAGACTACTTAAACCGGCCATAGAAACAGAGTTTGCTAATTCTAGTAAAGAAACAGCAGATGATGAATCAATAGAAGTCTTTAAAGAGAACTTAAAGCAACTTCTTCTTGCCCCACCCCTCGGACAAAAAAGAGTACTAGGAATAGACCCAGGGTTCAGAACAGGTTGTAAAGTAGTCTGTCTAGATGCTCAAGGAAATCTATTGCACAACGAAAATATCTTTCCTCACCCTCCTCACAATAAGAAGCCTGAAGCAGCTTCCAAATTGAGAAAGATGGTGGAAGCTTATAAAATAGAAGCTATAGCTATAGGCAATGGTACAGCTAGTCGAGAAACAGAATACTTTGTTACTCACCAGCAGTTTGACAGAGAGTTACAGGTGTTTGTAGTAAGTGAACAAGGTGCATCTATCTACTCAGCATCTAAGATTGCAAGGGAAGAGTTTCCTGAATACGACGTTACTGTAAGGGGTGCTGTATCCATTGCTAGAAGACTTATTGATCCTCTTGCTGAATTGGTTAAAATAGATCCAAAGTCTATTGGTGTAGGACAATACCAACATGATGTTGACCAAACCAAACTAAAGAAAGCTCTAGATCAAACAGTTATAAATTGTGTAAATACTGTGGGAGTAGATGTAAATACAGCTAGTACTTACCTACTCACTTATATTTCTGGACTTGGTCCTCAATTGGCTCAAAACATAGTAGATTACCGAACAGAAAACGGACCTTTTTCTTCACGAAAAGAACTCCTAAAAGTACCTCGTATGGGAGCTAAAACGTATGAACAAGCAGCAGGGTTTTTAAGAATAAGAGAGGGTGAAAACCCACTAGATAATACAGCAGTCCACCCTGAGAGTTATCATATCGTAGAGAAAATGGCTAAAGACATGAAATGTACAGTTCCAGAACTTATAGCACAGAAAGAACTTCAAAGCCGTGTGGATATTCAGCAGTACATTACAGACCAAGTAGGGTTACCTACACTTAAAGATATAATGTCTGAGTTGAAGAAACCAGGACGAGATCCTCGAAAAGCCATTAAGGTCTTCCAGTTCGATCAGAACATCAGAACTATAGAAGATTTAAAAGAAGGAATGATTCTGCCGGGTATTGTGGGAAACATTACTAACTTCGGAGCATTCGTTGACCTTGGCATTAAAGAAAATGGTTTAATACATTTATCTGAAATGGCTAATGAATTTGTGTCAGACCCTACTCAATACGTTTCTATACACCAACAAATTTATGTAAAAGTACTTTCGGTCGATTTAGAGCGTAAACGCATACAGTTATCTTTAAAAAACATTGAACAGAATAAATTATGA
- a CDS encoding 2',3'-cyclic-nucleotide 2'-phosphodiesterase (COGs: COG0737 5'-nucleotidase/2' 3'-cyclic phosphodiesterase and related esterase~InterPro IPR004843:IPR008334~KEGG: bth:BT_1236 2',3'-cyclic-nucleotide 2'-phosphodiesterase precursor~PFAM: 5'-Nucleotidase, C-terminal; Metallo-dependent phosphatase~PRIAM: 2',3'-cyclic-nucleotide 2'-phosphodiesterase~SPTR: Putative uncharacterized protein;~IMG reference gene:2504106876~PFAM: 5'-nucleotidase, C-terminal domain; Calcineurin-like phosphoesterase): protein MMHIDMKKLVGLFLILFLYIPSLWAQEVHIKFLITSDVHGNYFPYNFITQEGWEGSLARVYSYVEQQRKALNNQVVLLDNGDILQGQPTAYYSNFIDTVSPHITSSVMNYMKYDIGNVGNHDVETGRSVMGRWIRECNFPVLGANIMDETTHVSYLRPYEIIQRGGVKIAILGMITPAIPVWLPQNLWKGLYFDDMEKTAQKWVKIIQEEEQPDVLIGIFHAGKEPRQMGEYLDNASMLVAQNVPGFDVVMFGHDHQKACEKVDNIAGDSVLIINPANNAFFLGDVDIKLTYDQNSLIDKEVEGKLVDLRKTEVSKDFMKHFDQEFNTIKDFVSAKIGEFSTTISTRDAYFGSSAFIDLIHNLQLDISKADISFVAPLSFDAQIDKGDVFVSDMFNLYKYENMLYVMELSGQEIKDFLEMSYSQWINQMKSSEDHLLLLKEERTGSDERTVFKYFSYNFDSAAGIIYDVDVTQSQGNMIHIKSMADGTPFDLTKTYKVALNSYRGNGGGELLTKGAGIPHDELTSRIVYATDKDLRYYLMETIRKQGKIDPKPLNQWKFIPEEWTIPAAKRDYKLLFGAEK from the coding sequence ATGATGCATATCGATATGAAAAAACTAGTTGGCTTATTTCTGATTCTATTCTTGTATATACCCAGTTTGTGGGCACAAGAAGTTCATATTAAATTTCTGATAACGAGTGATGTACACGGAAACTATTTTCCTTATAATTTTATTACTCAAGAAGGCTGGGAGGGTAGTTTGGCAAGGGTTTACAGCTATGTAGAGCAGCAACGTAAAGCTCTCAATAATCAGGTTGTACTGCTTGATAATGGCGATATTTTACAAGGTCAGCCTACAGCTTATTACTCCAACTTTATAGACACCGTTTCCCCTCATATTACTTCGTCGGTAATGAATTATATGAAGTATGACATCGGTAATGTGGGCAATCATGATGTAGAAACAGGTCGGTCGGTGATGGGAAGATGGATTCGTGAGTGTAATTTTCCTGTACTCGGAGCCAATATAATGGATGAAACAACTCATGTTTCTTATCTCAGACCTTATGAGATTATACAAAGAGGTGGAGTAAAAATTGCTATTTTAGGAATGATTACACCTGCTATTCCTGTGTGGTTGCCTCAGAATTTGTGGAAGGGACTCTATTTTGACGATATGGAAAAGACAGCACAAAAATGGGTGAAAATCATTCAAGAAGAAGAACAACCGGATGTGTTGATTGGTATATTCCATGCAGGAAAAGAACCTCGACAGATGGGCGAATACCTTGATAATGCTTCTATGCTTGTAGCACAAAATGTTCCTGGTTTTGATGTAGTGATGTTTGGTCATGATCATCAAAAAGCTTGCGAAAAAGTAGATAATATTGCTGGAGATTCGGTATTGATTATCAATCCTGCAAATAATGCCTTCTTCTTAGGGGATGTAGATATTAAACTTACTTACGATCAGAATAGCTTAATTGATAAAGAAGTTGAAGGTAAACTTGTAGATTTGAGAAAAACAGAAGTTAGCAAAGACTTTATGAAGCATTTTGATCAAGAATTCAATACCATAAAGGACTTTGTATCGGCTAAGATAGGGGAGTTTTCTACCACTATTTCTACTCGTGATGCTTATTTCGGATCTTCTGCATTTATTGATTTAATCCATAATTTACAGTTAGATATCTCAAAGGCAGACATTTCTTTTGTGGCACCTCTTTCTTTTGATGCTCAAATTGATAAAGGAGATGTGTTTGTAAGTGATATGTTTAATCTGTACAAATATGAAAATATGCTATATGTGATGGAGTTGAGTGGTCAAGAAATAAAAGATTTCTTGGAAATGTCTTATTCACAGTGGATTAATCAGATGAAATCTTCTGAAGATCATTTGCTATTGCTTAAAGAAGAACGCACTGGTAGTGATGAACGTACCGTTTTTAAATATTTTAGCTACAACTTCGATTCGGCAGCAGGAATTATTTATGATGTAGATGTTACTCAATCTCAAGGTAATATGATCCATATCAAGAGTATGGCAGATGGAACACCGTTTGACTTGACAAAAACTTATAAGGTGGCTCTAAATTCGTATAGAGGAAATGGCGGCGGAGAGTTACTTACCAAAGGTGCAGGAATACCACACGATGAACTAACTAGCCGTATTGTGTATGCCACAGATAAAGATTTGCGTTACTACTTAATGGAAACAATTCGTAAGCAAGGAAAGATAGATCCTAAGCCTTTAAATCAGTGGAAATTTATTCCTGAAGAGTGGACTATACCTGCTGCAAAGCGTGATTACAAACTTTTATTTGGAGCTGAGAAATAA
- a CDS encoding GAF domain-containing protein (COGs: COG1956 GAF domain-containing protein~KEGG: ddi:DDB_G0271136 GAF domain-containing protein~SPTR: GAF domain protein;~IMG reference gene:2504106877~PFAM: GAF domain), whose translation MTKLTKKERYESLLSQIKGLVEGESNQIANMANVVAAIFAEFKFHWVGFYLVEGDELVLGPFQGPVACTRITKGKGVCGTAWETGKVQIVDDVHEFPGHIACSAYSLSEIVIPIYSNNKIIGVLDIDSDTYSSFSNEDELYLSAIMSLFLK comes from the coding sequence ATGACTAAGTTGACAAAAAAAGAAAGATATGAATCTCTACTCAGTCAAATAAAAGGTTTAGTTGAGGGAGAATCCAATCAAATTGCTAATATGGCAAATGTTGTTGCGGCTATATTTGCTGAATTTAAGTTTCATTGGGTAGGTTTCTACCTTGTAGAGGGAGATGAATTGGTGTTAGGGCCATTTCAAGGGCCAGTAGCTTGTACTCGTATCACTAAAGGGAAAGGAGTTTGTGGCACGGCTTGGGAAACAGGAAAAGTTCAAATTGTAGATGATGTGCATGAATTTCCGGGTCATATTGCTTGTAGTGCCTATTCTTTATCCGAAATAGTTATTCCTATTTATTCTAATAACAAAATAATTGGGGTGCTAGACATTGATAGCGATACCTATAGTTCATTTTCTAATGAAGATGAATTGTATCTTTCAGCCATTATGTCTCTTTTTTTAAAATAG
- a CDS encoding hypothetical protein (KEGG: bfs:BF1875 hypothetical protein~SPTR: Putative uncharacterized protein;~IMG reference gene:2504106878), with product MHYVDGVAITHSHPFSHSHSHSHSACQCVALDRFTHFDASTDILFSFLPQLFCITFEYVELIEDHIPSVYTPYLLLRGPPSAFFYRIK from the coding sequence ATGCACTATGTGGATGGAGTTGCTATAACGCACTCTCACCCATTTTCACATAGTCATTCTCACTCACACTCTGCTTGTCAATGCGTAGCTTTAGATCGCTTTACGCATTTCGATGCTTCTACCGATATATTATTCTCTTTTTTACCTCAACTATTCTGCATTACGTTTGAGTATGTAGAACTTATAGAAGATCATATCCCATCGGTATATACTCCCTATTTACTACTTAGAGGACCTCCCTCTGCTTTTTTCTATAGAATCAAGTGA